The following are encoded in a window of Pirellulales bacterium genomic DNA:
- the mgtE gene encoding magnesium transporter, producing the protein MTNTLYLPELREMLAEHNTAELQEFCTALHPARTAEFMEGLDPLEAWEVLRHAEPHVRVEIFGYFDQERQVAIFETADRHEVAALIAHMPTDERVDILAHTEEGVVEQLLDLLPADDRRNILRLRSYPDGTAGAVMTTDFARLAEEWTVDEALARLRQLAEELETVYYLYVVDGSDHLRGLVSLRQLVLARPQTKIADIMQREAVSVRVTDDQEEVARQLAKFDFLAIPVIDRENRLVGIVTHDDVIDVVREEATEDAHRIAGVEPLDFGYLETSVASLTWKRGTWLATLFCMALITTYALSQYEEVIAKVTWLFFFVPLINGSGGNTGNQSATLIITALATGDVHLRDWLKVVLRELRVGALLGAGLGLLGFVVANFVAPSAWDAAVVGLALFLVVFLGAIAGTLLPLGFRYLGLDPALMSNPAVACLIDLMGVLVYMTVAIAVLGI; encoded by the coding sequence ATGACCAACACGCTGTACCTGCCCGAACTTCGCGAAATGCTCGCCGAGCACAATACGGCCGAGCTGCAGGAGTTCTGTACGGCGTTGCACCCTGCGCGGACGGCCGAGTTCATGGAGGGCCTCGACCCGCTCGAGGCCTGGGAAGTCTTGCGGCATGCCGAGCCCCACGTACGGGTCGAAATCTTCGGCTACTTCGATCAGGAACGGCAGGTCGCCATTTTCGAAACGGCCGACCGCCACGAGGTGGCCGCGCTGATTGCCCACATGCCGACCGACGAGCGCGTCGACATTCTCGCCCACACCGAAGAGGGCGTCGTCGAACAGTTGCTCGATCTGCTGCCGGCGGACGACCGCCGCAACATCTTGCGCCTGCGTTCCTACCCCGACGGCACGGCCGGTGCCGTGATGACCACCGATTTCGCGCGGCTGGCCGAAGAGTGGACCGTCGACGAAGCGCTCGCGCGCCTGCGTCAATTGGCCGAAGAGCTGGAAACCGTCTACTACCTCTACGTCGTCGACGGCTCCGATCATCTGCGCGGGCTGGTTTCGCTGCGCCAGCTAGTCTTGGCCAGGCCGCAAACCAAGATTGCCGACATCATGCAGCGCGAGGCGGTGTCGGTCCGCGTGACCGACGACCAGGAAGAAGTGGCGCGGCAACTGGCCAAGTTCGACTTTCTGGCGATCCCGGTGATCGACCGCGAGAACCGCCTGGTCGGGATCGTCACGCACGACGACGTGATCGACGTCGTCCGGGAAGAGGCCACCGAGGACGCCCACCGCATCGCCGGCGTCGAGCCGCTCGATTTCGGTTACCTCGAAACCTCGGTCGCCTCGCTCACCTGGAAGCGGGGTACCTGGCTGGCCACCCTGTTCTGCATGGCCCTGATCACGACGTATGCGCTCAGCCAGTACGAAGAGGTCATCGCCAAGGTCACCTGGCTATTTTTCTTCGTGCCGCTGATCAATGGCAGCGGCGGCAATACGGGGAACCAGTCGGCCACGCTGATCATCACGGCCCTGGCCACGGGCGACGTTCATCTGCGCGACTGGCTGAAGGTCGTGCTGCGCGAGTTGCGCGTCGGCGCGCTGCTGGGCGCGGGATTGGGACTGCTGGGATTTGTCGTGGCCAATTTTGTCGCGCCGAGCGCCTGGGACGCCGCCGTCGTTGGATTGGCGCTGTTCCTGGTCGTGTTCCTCGGCGCGATCGCCGGCACGCTCTTGCCGCTCGGTTTTCGCTATCTGGGCCTGGACCCCGCGTTGATGAGCAATCCGGCGGTCGCCTGCTTAATCGACCTGATGGGGGTGCTCGTCTACATGACGGTGGCGATTGCCGTTCTGGGCATCTAG
- the dapA gene encoding 4-hydroxy-tetrahydrodipicolinate synthase: MTTKGEAFAGLGVALTTPFKEGRFDAQRLREQVEFQIQAGTNFLCPMGTTGESPTVSHEEHDEVIAEVVQVAAGRIKVMPGTGSNSTDEALRLTKWAAKAGADAALVVAPYYNKPTQQGLYEHFRALAEAVDIPICVYNIPGRTGRNIEPETIIRLAELPGIAVVKEATGSMDQASQIIGNTNLTVLSGDDSLTLPLLSIGGRGVISVVGNIVPRDMLALLRAFDEGNIAEALRWHRKLFPLCRDMLGLSTNPIPIKAAMKMLSRDTGELRMPMTPLSRDEEAKLHKTLTAYGLL, translated from the coding sequence ATGACCACCAAAGGCGAAGCGTTTGCCGGGCTCGGAGTCGCACTGACGACACCCTTCAAAGAAGGCCGTTTCGACGCCCAGCGGCTACGCGAGCAAGTCGAGTTCCAGATCCAGGCTGGCACGAATTTCTTGTGCCCGATGGGCACCACCGGCGAGTCGCCGACGGTGAGCCATGAAGAGCACGACGAGGTCATCGCCGAGGTCGTGCAGGTGGCCGCCGGCCGCATCAAGGTCATGCCAGGCACCGGCAGCAACAGCACGGACGAAGCCTTGCGGCTGACCAAATGGGCCGCTAAGGCAGGTGCCGACGCGGCGCTGGTCGTCGCCCCCTATTACAACAAGCCCACGCAGCAAGGGCTGTACGAACACTTCCGCGCCTTGGCCGAGGCGGTCGACATTCCCATCTGTGTCTACAACATCCCCGGCCGGACAGGGCGAAATATCGAGCCCGAGACGATCATCCGCCTGGCCGAATTGCCCGGAATCGCCGTGGTCAAGGAAGCAACCGGCTCGATGGATCAGGCATCGCAGATCATCGGCAATACGAATCTCACGGTGCTCTCGGGCGACGACAGCCTGACGCTGCCGCTGTTGTCGATCGGCGGTCGCGGGGTGATCTCGGTCGTCGGCAATATCGTGCCTCGCGACATGCTCGCGCTGCTGCGTGCTTTTGACGAGGGGAACATCGCCGAGGCCCTGCGTTGGCACAGAAAGCTCTTTCCTCTGTGCCGCGACATGCTCGGCCTGTCGACGAATCCCATTCCGATCAAGGCCGCGATGAAGATGCTCAGCCGCGACACTGGCGAGTTGAGGATGCCGATGACGCCGCTGTCGCGCGATGAGGAAGCCAAGCTGCACAAGACGCTCACCGCTTACGGCCTGCTGTAG
- a CDS encoding Do family serine endopeptidase, with protein sequence MTDRLANRARRAATYAALAVLLATPAFAPPTVRAQEIDPETARQHARALSQAFRDAAKLATPSVVKIESKTKAKRVNRAERENPFKGTPFEDFFNDRFGDGMQTPPRAGVGSGVIIDASGLILTNNHVVEGADELLVHLADGREFKATDVRTDPRTDLAIIRIQAEGSLPVAKLGDSDKLFTGDWVIAIGNPFELEQTVSAGIISGQGRELGSIERTRFLQTDAAINPGNSGGPLVNLDGEVIGINTAIASSSGGNMGVGFAIPVNLAKRVARQLIDKGTVERAYLGIGIGELTTELAEQLGVDRGHGVVVAQVFPDTPAAEAGVQEGDVVLTFAGHPVSKPSELQEFVESSPIDSTQKLELLRNGNHQTVEVVVKALPKQFGRGSVEEESAAPDEEHAPGRADELGITVENLSPEVAQQLDLPNTKGVVITEVDPASAAAETGLRPGMAVLRVGKKPVSSVEEFMALVKSEATADGVLLLVRTSQGNRFVVLKH encoded by the coding sequence ATGACTGATCGACTTGCAAACCGCGCGCGACGCGCGGCGACTTACGCGGCGCTGGCCGTCCTGCTGGCCACCCCCGCGTTCGCACCGCCCACGGTGCGTGCACAAGAAATCGACCCGGAGACCGCCCGGCAACATGCCCGGGCACTGTCTCAAGCGTTTCGCGACGCGGCCAAGCTGGCCACGCCTTCGGTCGTGAAGATCGAATCGAAAACCAAGGCCAAACGCGTCAATCGCGCAGAGCGCGAGAACCCGTTCAAAGGCACGCCGTTCGAAGATTTCTTCAACGATCGGTTCGGGGACGGGATGCAAACTCCGCCACGCGCCGGCGTCGGCTCGGGCGTGATCATCGACGCCAGCGGCCTCATTCTGACTAACAATCACGTCGTCGAAGGCGCTGACGAGCTGCTCGTGCATCTCGCCGATGGCCGCGAGTTCAAGGCCACGGACGTGCGCACCGATCCGCGCACCGATCTGGCCATCATCCGTATTCAGGCCGAGGGATCGCTGCCCGTCGCCAAGCTCGGTGACTCGGACAAGCTGTTCACCGGCGACTGGGTGATCGCCATCGGCAATCCGTTCGAGCTTGAACAAACGGTCAGCGCAGGGATCATCAGCGGGCAGGGCCGTGAGCTGGGCTCGATCGAACGCACCCGGTTTCTGCAGACCGACGCCGCCATCAATCCGGGCAATTCCGGCGGTCCGCTGGTCAACCTCGACGGCGAGGTCATCGGCATCAACACGGCGATTGCCAGCAGCAGCGGCGGGAACATGGGCGTCGGCTTCGCGATTCCCGTGAACCTGGCCAAACGCGTCGCACGCCAACTGATCGACAAGGGCACGGTTGAACGCGCCTACCTGGGCATCGGCATCGGCGAATTGACCACCGAGCTGGCCGAACAACTGGGCGTCGATCGCGGCCATGGCGTCGTGGTCGCCCAAGTGTTTCCCGACACGCCGGCGGCCGAAGCCGGGGTCCAGGAAGGCGACGTCGTATTGACGTTTGCCGGCCACCCGGTGAGCAAGCCGAGCGAATTGCAAGAATTCGTGGAAAGCTCGCCGATCGACTCGACGCAGAAGCTCGAGTTGTTGCGCAACGGCAATCACCAGACCGTGGAGGTGGTCGTCAAGGCGCTGCCCAAGCAGTTCGGTCGCGGTAGCGTCGAAGAGGAATCGGCGGCGCCGGACGAAGAACATGCCCCTGGCCGCGCGGATGAGTTGGGCATCACGGTCGAAAACCTTTCGCCCGAGGTCGCTCAACAACTCGACTTGCCCAACACCAAGGGCGTGGTGATTACCGAAGTCGACCCGGCGAGCGCGGCAGCCGAAACCGGTCTGCGACCGGGCATGGCCGTTCTGCGCGTCGGGAAGAAGCCGGTGTCGAGCGTCGAGGAGTTCATGGCGCTGGTGAAGTCGGAGGCAACCGCCGACGGCGTGCTGCTGCTGGTCCGCACCAGCCAGGGAAACCGGTTCGTCGTGCTGAAGCACTAG
- a CDS encoding pyridoxine 5'-phosphate synthase, producing the protein MALLGVNIDHVATVRQARRTNEPDPVWAASLAELGGADGITLHLREDRRHIQERDLRIVRETATVPLNLELACDEEVLALACRYLPHQATLVPERREEVTTEGGLDVAGQKQRVAAAAARLRDVGIEVSLFIDPDPRQIEASAALGVQAVELHTGRYAEAKTPREVAAELGHLREAAALVQQTGLTLHAGHGLTYRNVRPVAQLPNVCELNIGHSIIARAIMVGLNEAVREMKRLIS; encoded by the coding sequence ATGGCCCTGTTGGGTGTGAACATCGATCACGTGGCGACCGTCCGCCAGGCACGGCGCACCAATGAGCCCGATCCGGTTTGGGCAGCGTCGCTGGCCGAGCTGGGCGGCGCCGACGGGATTACGCTGCACCTGCGCGAGGACCGTCGCCACATCCAGGAACGGGACCTGCGCATCGTGCGCGAGACGGCCACCGTGCCGCTGAATCTCGAATTGGCCTGTGACGAAGAAGTGCTCGCCCTGGCGTGCCGATATCTGCCACACCAGGCCACGCTAGTGCCCGAGCGCCGCGAAGAAGTGACCACCGAAGGCGGACTCGACGTGGCCGGCCAGAAACAGCGCGTCGCTGCCGCGGCAGCGCGGCTGCGCGACGTGGGGATCGAAGTCAGCCTGTTCATCGATCCTGATCCGCGCCAGATCGAGGCCTCGGCCGCCCTCGGCGTCCAAGCCGTCGAGTTGCACACGGGCCGCTATGCCGAGGCCAAGACCCCGCGCGAAGTGGCTGCCGAATTGGGCCACCTGCGAGAAGCCGCCGCGCTCGTCCAACAGACCGGCCTGACTCTCCATGCCGGCCACGGGCTGACCTACCGCAATGTTCGCCCGGTGGCCCAACTGCCCAACGTCTGCGAATTGAACATCGGTCACTCGATCATCGCCCGTGCGATCATGGTTGGCCTGAACGAGGCCGTCCGCGAGATGAAACGTTTGATTTCGTAG
- a CDS encoding glycosyltransferase family 4 protein → MPRVLWLFELAALNGAERSLLACLAPLRATGWEILAAAPAQGPLASLLAAEGVRVYPLTGVGVEAPRRTPESIGAEIASILDTARPDLVHANSLAMGRHAAAPVQRTGRPSLVHLRDIVGLSRAAVAALNTHRRLLAVSSATREFHLAQGIEAARCHVLYNGVDERQFRPGPATGYLHQELDLPRSAKLVGNIGQLGLRKGQDVLLDAFAELAAGDPSAHLVIVGERHSRKAESIQFEQDLHDRAAAAGLDARVHFLGLREDVAQILPELTVLASTARQEPLGRVLLEGAACGCAIVATDVGGTREIFPPESNSAWLIEPDDPRRLARALAELFASPSRRQEQGTAARRRIEECFTIALSAEALGRHYQQLIAADSAASFTIA, encoded by the coding sequence ATGCCGCGCGTGCTGTGGCTGTTCGAACTCGCTGCACTCAACGGCGCCGAAAGATCGCTGTTGGCCTGTCTGGCGCCACTCCGCGCCACCGGCTGGGAGATCCTCGCTGCGGCGCCCGCGCAGGGGCCGCTTGCCAGCTTGCTCGCCGCGGAAGGCGTGCGAGTCTACCCGCTGACCGGCGTTGGCGTCGAAGCGCCGCGACGCACGCCCGAATCGATCGGTGCCGAGATCGCCTCGATTCTGGACACGGCACGCCCCGATCTCGTGCACGCCAACAGTCTGGCCATGGGGCGACACGCGGCCGCGCCCGTCCAACGCACGGGCCGGCCGAGTCTCGTGCATTTGCGCGATATCGTCGGGCTGAGCCGGGCCGCGGTAGCCGCCCTGAACACACATCGGCGCCTGCTGGCCGTCTCCTCGGCCACGCGCGAGTTTCATCTGGCACAAGGCATCGAAGCAGCGCGGTGTCACGTCCTCTACAACGGCGTTGACGAACGGCAGTTTCGCCCCGGCCCGGCGACGGGCTATCTGCATCAGGAACTCGACTTGCCGCGATCGGCCAAGCTCGTCGGCAACATCGGTCAACTCGGGCTGCGCAAAGGGCAAGACGTGCTGCTCGACGCCTTCGCCGAGTTGGCAGCGGGTGATCCGTCCGCGCACCTGGTGATCGTCGGCGAGCGCCATAGCCGCAAGGCGGAGTCGATCCAATTCGAACAGGACCTGCACGACCGGGCCGCGGCTGCCGGGCTCGATGCGCGCGTGCATTTTCTGGGGCTTCGGGAAGACGTGGCGCAGATTCTGCCCGAGTTGACGGTTCTCGCCTCGACCGCGCGGCAGGAGCCGCTTGGACGGGTCTTGCTAGAAGGTGCAGCCTGCGGCTGCGCGATCGTCGCCACCGACGTCGGAGGCACCCGGGAGATTTTTCCGCCCGAGTCGAATTCGGCCTGGCTGATCGAACCGGACGACCCCCGCCGGTTGGCCCGGGCCCTGGCCGAATTGTTCGCGAGCCCTTCGCGACGGCAGGAGCAGGGAACGGCCGCCCGGCGGCGCATCGAGGAGTGCTTTACGATCGCCCTCTCGGCCGAGGCACTGGGCCGCCACTATCAGCAATTGATCGCCGCAGACAGCGCGGCAAGTTTCACGATCGCCTGA